CCATACTATCAAAACCTTCACTTAGTGACTCTAGTGCATCAAGACTGGTAAAACCTAAATAAAGATAAATTGAGTTTCTGACAATAAGGCCTAAAAATGTACTTCTGATATATGCTTTAAAGTCAGTTTTTATAAGTCCTGCGATAATTGATACAGGTGCAGTTGGCATTATGGGGAGTGCTCTCATTAAAAAGATTGCTATATCATCTTTTGAGCCTTTGCTTAAAAATCTACCTAAGCCTTCTGTATCAGAATGACTTACTCCTAAAAACTTACCAAATTTATCAATTACTACATCCTCGAGTTTGTCTGAAATGATATAAATTACTGCACTGCCTATTGTTTTACTAAAGGCTCCAATCAAAGCCAAATACAAGATAAACAACAGACTTCTCTCTTGACCCGCTGCAATAGACCCACCAAGCATCATAACTAATGGAGATGGTATAGGAGCTATAATCTCTTCTATTAATGCACCAATGAATACAAACCATTCAACAGGGACCCCATCAGCTATATTTACCAACCAATCAATTAATATTTTCATTTAACATTTAACAGTTTACACAAACGAAATTAAAAATAATATAGTCATCTAAGGCTAGATCACTATATGTTTAGCATAAAGAAAAACCCTACATCGTGCTTACCATAGATATATTTACTATAAAATAGTAAAATAAGAGAGTTTTCAATAAATGGTGGTTGTAGCTCAGTTGGTTTAGAGCGCTTCCCTGTGGAGGAAGAGGCCGGGAGTTCAAATCTCCTCAACCACCCAATAACTAAATTGTAGTTTAAACAAATTTAATTAGTTCTTTTAATCTAACTTGATAGGAGTGTTCGGTCATTAATTTATTTCGTATACCTCTACTAATATCCAAATATTTTTTATAATCTTGTAATATCATTAATATATTTTCATTAGATAAAACCAATTCTTTTACAGTGTCACCATAAAGTTCAACCGCATGAGAAAAATATTCGGGTATAACCGGTACAGTATTAGCAGCGAATGTTTCAAACATTCTCGGGGTTACAAGTTTTAACTTATTAAGTATTGGCCTTACAAATATTGGATTGGTTAATGCTCTACTCATCGACGTTTCTACTCTGCCGTATGGTGCTGGTTTAATAATTTCAATGTTATTTACTTTAAGAAAATCTGGATCTGAATTTGTAACTTTTTCATATCCTTTCATATTATTTCCATCCCAATAATTTCCCATGACAGCAACTTTTTTAAGTTGTCTTCTGATTGAACTTATAGAATTAGTTAAATTATAAATATCGTCCCATCTATGCCAATTATTTCCAACATAAAGTAAATCAAAATCCTTCTTAATGCTTTCAAACTGGTTATTATCAATACCAAAATATATAAACTTATAAATATTATTTTTTGTAATTTTATCTAAAGTTGGCTGTAGAACTTTATCAGACAAACTATCATATAATTTTGTCCAGTATTCATAAGAGTCAGAAGTTGAATGGTTGGTATCATCTTCGAATACACATGGCTCATGATATTTGCCATCAGGATCAATTATCAATATTTTTGATCTTGGAATATGTTTTATAATTTGATCTAAATCCACTTCAGACAGGAAGGGGTATGATTCATAAACTATGACTAAGATGTCGACGTTCCAAGATCTTGGGGCTACTGGTATAATTTTTCTTATAGTTTCGTCTATATAACCAAATTCGGATACTCTGACATCGTACCCAAGAAGTTTACCAGCTTTTATATAGCCCAACAGGGCGTTACTTGAGCCGCAACTATACTGATAGTTACCTACAAAAGATATTTTCATTTATTTTATCTAAAAATCGATTATACTATATCAATTAGACTGAAATATATGGATATATTAGACTCATATTACAAAAAAACAATAAACTTTGATTTTAAAAATACAAAACTTAAGTTTAAAGTTTCTCAACCCCTATTTAGTTCTCATATCATCGACCTTGGTACACAAAGATTATTAAGAACCTTCTTATTAGATAAATTAAATTATAAGAAAGTATTAGATTTAGGCTGTGGATATGGACCAATTGGGATCACCCTAAAGGCATTGATGCCAAACAGCGAAATCCATATGACAGATAGAGATGCACTCGCTATTAAATATTCAGGTTTAAATGCAGAATTAAACAATCTATCTATTCCAGAGATTTATGGAAGTCTTGGATATGACAGTATTGAAACAAAAGATTTTGATCTGATAATGTCAAATATTCCTGCAAAAGTTGGATTTAATGTGCTATCACACATGTTACTAGATGCTAAATATTTTTTGAGAGAAAAAGGATTAGTAGCAATTGTTGTTGTTGATGCAATTTTAGATGATGTAGAAAAAATACTATCAGATCCAAATATTGAAATTATCTTGAAAAAATCATGGAATGGACACACAGTATTTCATTATAAATTCATATTAGATTCAAATCTAAATACAGGGAAATGTCCTCAAAGTTTTAATACAGGTCTTTATGATAGAGATGAATATTCATTTAATTTTTTAGGTAAAACTTTAAAATTAAAAACAACTTATAACCTTCCTGAATTTGATGAAATTGGCCACAATACACAGATGTTATTAAATAATCTAGAAAATATAAAAGGTAATGACATTCAAAATTGTGCAATTTATAATATACATCAAGGGCATATACCTGTTGCTGTTTCATCAATATCTAATTTGCAAATATTGACATTAATTGACCGAAATCTACAGTCTTTAGTAACAACATCAAGAAATTTAAAACTAAACGGACTTCCAGAAGAAAAGATTATTTTAAAGCATCAAGTAGATCTTACTATTAACAGCCAGAATATCGATTGTTTTATTGCAATAATAGACAAAAAAGAAGGGAGAGATGTCAATCAATTTTTGATAAAACAAGTTTTGGATCAACTTTCCAAAAATGGTAGAGCCTATTTAGAATCAACTTCTAATATAACCACTCAGATTGAAAAACTAGTTAAAAGGGATAAAAGAATATCAATACTAAAAAGAGCTAAATATAGAGGAGAAAGCTTCTTATCATTTGAGAAAAAAACTATTTAAAGAGTTCTTTTATTTTTTCTATCACTAAATCAGTTCCATTTCCCCCCAGTGAATCAATGTAATCCTTGCCCTTTTTTACAGTTTCGTTGGACCACTTATTTCTATTTTGTACAAGATCATTAAGCTTTGATCCTATTTTGTTTTGTATATCTTCAGATTTTTCCAAAAGTCTTAATTGTTTCATCACTAATCTAGTACTTTCTTCTCCTGGAAGATGTAATAAATCAAGTTTCGGAAAAAAATCATTTAAGGATACTGAAGATTCAGCCAGACCTAAATCGCGAAATCCATCCAGCTGTAAATATTGGCTATCATTTGATGGGGGAAGAAAAATTACAGGTGTTTCGCTAAAGAATGCTCCTTGAGTTGTTATTAAACCCGGTGTTATAAGTATCACCTCAGATTGGGACATTTCTTCAGCGAATTTATCATGAGCTAGAGTAGTATACTCAAATGGGCTATTTGGGAATCTGTTTTTAAGCTGTTCTATAACTTTTTCGCTTGTTACTAAAATCACACGTTCAAAATCAGACCAATCAACATTTTTAGATAAAATATCTGTCATCACGAAAGGAAAATTAGTGTCCTTTCCAACCTGATATACGTGTGTTGCCTGTGCTCCACCAAATGAAATAATTGCCTGCTTCTTTCTAGATAATTTGTTAAATTTAGCCATAATGGGTCCAACAGTTAGAAGATTTTTAATCTTATCACCATACTTTTTCTCGTTAGCACTTGCGTCAAATGCACGCTCACGGATATACAAATCTACATCGAAAAGTTCCTCTGAAATAGTTGGCCAAAACCAAAACAAAACATCTTCCCAGATTGTAATTTTATTAAACTTTTTAGCAGCTTTTATACTTGGAATATCTGTGCAACTAACAACTGCGTCAGCTTTAGATATAATTTCTTCAAGTTTTGGCATATTTTTAGGGTCTTCTGTATCAAGCTCATAAATTTTGTTAAAAGGAAATTTTTTAGCTAGCTGAAGTGATGTACCGAAGCCTACAAAGATCAATTCAAACTCCTTATTGCCTCTGAATTCATCTGCAAGATATAATAAAGGTCCAATAGAGCCAAAAGCAAAGTCTTGGGCTGTAAAAACGATCCTCTTCATGGTATAAGATTATATACTAATAAATATGAAATGTTTAGTAACAGGACATTCTGGGTTGATAGGGTCTGATCTAGTGGACTTGTTGTTGTCTCATGGCCATGATGTATATGGAATTTCAAGCTCCTCAAGAAATGAAAATCTTAAGTGCAAGAACTACTATATTGATCTTAAAGATACCTATAAATCAAAAGAAGTAATTGAATCAATAGCTCCTGAAATAGTCTATGCACTAGCTGCAGACGCGTCTGAAATCAAATCACTTTTTTCTCCAATTAAGGTAACAAAAGATAATATTGATGTTTTTTTAAATACTCTGGTACCTTCCTTAAACTCAAGTAATCTAAAAAGAGTTATTTTTGCTTCAAGTGCTGCAGTTTATGGGAATATAGAATCTCCGTTTAAAGAAACTGATATACCAAATCCACAAGATATTTATGGCATTAGTAAATTGACGAATGAAAACTTTCTTAAAGTAATGAGTCAAGCTCATGGTTTTGAATTTGTTATTGTCAGGCCTCATAATGTTTTTGGACCACGGCAACGAATGAACGATCCATATAGAAATGTAGTTACACTTTTTATGAATAATATTTTAAGAAATGAACAGTATACAATTTATGGCAAAGGCGAAATGAAACGTTGTTTTTCTTATTCAAAAGATGTCGCTGATGTTATCTACCAATGTGGTTTTAAGAATGTAGCCGATATGACATTTAATGTAGGGTCAGATACAAGTTATTCCCTTCAGGAACTTTCAGATATGGTTCGTGAAATTTCAAAGACATCGTTGACTCCAAAATATTTACCATTACGTCCAAAAGAGATTGGTTCTGTTATCCTAGATCACAAATTACAAAATAATAATTTTGATTATAAGAACACAAATATCATTGAGGCACTTAAAACAACATGGGAATGGGCAAAAACACAAGGTCAGCAGGAATATAAATACACCAAGCTTGAAATTAATAATAAATTAGTTCCAGATAATTGGAAATGACAAACATTAACTATTCGAAACAAAGTGCTTTAGGTTACGCTGGATTAGCATTATTGAGGAATTGGCTAATTGGTGAGGATTCCTCAACAATACCCATATTTGACGAGATCTCATCTCTTGTTATGAAACTGCCTAATACACTAGAAATAGTTGATGCAAAAACAAAAGCGGTTCAATATGACATCAAATCCGGCTACAAAATATGGTCCAAAACATATGATACTGAAGATAACATCTTGATACAGGTTGAAGAACCAATCGTTAAAAAAATACTGAAAAAATATCTCCAAGGAAAAGTACTTGATTTAGGATGTGGAACTGGAAGATACAGTCTCTATCTTGATTCACTTGGCCATTCTGTTACTGGCATTGATATATCTATGGATATGATAGAACTTGCTAGACAAAAAAGTAAACAGATACAGTTTGTTCAAGGCGATATAAGTAATCTAACTTTTGAAGATAATAACTTTGATTTAGTTGTCTCAGGTTTAGCAATTCATTATGTAAAGAATTTAGAAAAGTCTATAGATGGGTTTTCTCGAGTCTTACGGCCTGGAGGCCATATGGTTATCTCAAGTGTTCATCCGTGGATGGTTGCGCTAGGTGCACATGCAGAGTTTCACAACAAAAAATCAGGATGGGGTTTTATTAAAGATAATGTTATTTGGCATAGTTCCTATATTGAAGCTTTTAATAAATCTTCTTTGAAAATTATTGAATGCTACGAACCTAAAATAGGATTGAAAGAAATTAAAACCTTACAGAAACTATCTGCACTTAGCTCTAAAACAATGTCTCTTGCATTAAAAGGATTGCCTATTGCAATAGTTTGGGTTCTTGAAAAAAGTAAATAACAATGAATCAAAAGGAGGCACTTAGTAAGAAGGATAACGATTACAGTTTACTTGAAAAGAAATATTTAAAACTTACTAAATCAGAATTATTAGATCCATT
This bacterium DNA region includes the following protein-coding sequences:
- a CDS encoding NAD-dependent epimerase/dehydratase family protein, with amino-acid sequence MKCLVTGHSGLIGSDLVDLLLSHGHDVYGISSSSRNENLKCKNYYIDLKDTYKSKEVIESIAPEIVYALAADASEIKSLFSPIKVTKDNIDVFLNTLVPSLNSSNLKRVIFASSAAVYGNIESPFKETDIPNPQDIYGISKLTNENFLKVMSQAHGFEFVIVRPHNVFGPRQRMNDPYRNVVTLFMNNILRNEQYTIYGKGEMKRCFSYSKDVADVIYQCGFKNVADMTFNVGSDTSYSLQELSDMVREISKTSLTPKYLPLRPKEIGSVILDHKLQNNNFDYKNTNIIEALKTTWEWAKTQGQQEYKYTKLEINNKLVPDNWK
- a CDS encoding methyltransferase; translated protein: MDILDSYYKKTINFDFKNTKLKFKVSQPLFSSHIIDLGTQRLLRTFLLDKLNYKKVLDLGCGYGPIGITLKALMPNSEIHMTDRDALAIKYSGLNAELNNLSIPEIYGSLGYDSIETKDFDLIMSNIPAKVGFNVLSHMLLDAKYFLREKGLVAIVVVDAILDDVEKILSDPNIEIILKKSWNGHTVFHYKFILDSNLNTGKCPQSFNTGLYDRDEYSFNFLGKTLKLKTTYNLPEFDEIGHNTQMLLNNLENIKGNDIQNCAIYNIHQGHIPVAVSSISNLQILTLIDRNLQSLVTTSRNLKLNGLPEEKIILKHQVDLTINSQNIDCFIAIIDKKEGRDVNQFLIKQVLDQLSKNGRAYLESTSNITTQIEKLVKRDKRISILKRAKYRGESFLSFEKKTI
- a CDS encoding VTT domain-containing protein, which gives rise to MKILIDWLVNIADGVPVEWFVFIGALIEEIIAPIPSPLVMMLGGSIAAGQERSLLFILYLALIGAFSKTIGSAVIYIISDKLEDVVIDKFGKFLGVSHSDTEGLGRFLSKGSKDDIAIFLMRALPIMPTAPVSIIAGLIKTDFKAYIRSTFLGLIVRNSIYLYLGFTSLDALESLSEGFDSMEKIGYAFLIIFALGFLYWIYKKKRQGSAIDMLEKMLSRFKKDIQKKI
- a CDS encoding class I SAM-dependent methyltransferase, which encodes MTNINYSKQSALGYAGLALLRNWLIGEDSSTIPIFDEISSLVMKLPNTLEIVDAKTKAVQYDIKSGYKIWSKTYDTEDNILIQVEEPIVKKILKKYLQGKVLDLGCGTGRYSLYLDSLGHSVTGIDISMDMIELARQKSKQIQFVQGDISNLTFEDNNFDLVVSGLAIHYVKNLEKSIDGFSRVLRPGGHMVISSVHPWMVALGAHAEFHNKKSGWGFIKDNVIWHSSYIEAFNKSSLKIIECYEPKIGLKEIKTLQKLSALSSKTMSLALKGLPIAIVWVLEKSK